The Nitrospira sp. nucleotide sequence AGAATGGCGCCTTTCGTGAATGGTATCCGCTGCCTTCAGCTGAAAGCAGCGGACCCCTGATTGTGATCGTCACAGTGGTAGGCAATCTACGGCGCGAGTCCGATCTGTTTCATGAAGGCGAGATTGTCCCACATCAGCCACTCTTCATCCATAACGCCATCAGTCCAATGTCCAATGGTGACCATCGAGAGCTTGAACGACCGACCGGTCGGAGGAATCATCTTGCCTTCACCAATCGGCATCGGTTTCGTAAACGTGCCCTCCATGACGCCCGTCACCGCCGTCCATTCACCGGAGGCGATTCGAATCGGATGCTCCTTGATCCGCGTATCCGGCGCAAAAACGAACATGCCTTTGAGATCATCAATGTGCGCGTCGATTCCCTTCGTCGTGCGCCCGTCCGGCCAATGCACGACGATGTCTTTCCCATGACTTCGTCCCAACTGCTCCCACTTCTGCCCGCTGTAGACGTTGAAATCCAGATCGTCGAAATTCTCAAGGTTCGCCTGTTCTACCTGATGAACCTGTTTGATTTTGACGATTCGCTTATCGCTCGCGCAGCTCACCACCGTACCGCTCAATATCAATACGGACAGCCCTATCAGAATCCTTCTCATCATGACG carries:
- a CDS encoding ester cyclase; its protein translation is MMRRILIGLSVLILSGTVVSCASDKRIVKIKQVHQVEQANLENFDDLDFNVYSGQKWEQLGRSHGKDIVVHWPDGRTTKGIDAHIDDLKGMFVFAPDTRIKEHPIRIASGEWTAVTGVMEGTFTKPMPIGEGKMIPPTGRSFKLSMVTIGHWTDGVMDEEWLMWDNLAFMKQIGLAP